The genomic stretch aggaccctgggatcatgaactgagcccaatgactaagccacccagacacccctcattcttatataatacccagtgctcattacatcatgtgcccacTTATGGTGTCCATCTCTTGATCACAGctcaggtctttttaaaaaaatacttgagagaggggcacctgggtggcttagtgtgttaaagactctgccttcagctcaggtcgtgatctcagggtcctgggatagagccccgcatcgggctctctgctcagcagggagcctgcttcctcctctttcttcctgcctctctgcctacttgtgatctctgtcaaataagtaagatttttaaaaaatgaaaaaaaaaatttgagagagaaatcacaagtcggGTAaatggcagacagaaggagaagcaggctctgggctgagcaagagtccgatgctgggctcaatcccaacatcctgagatcattatctgagcccaaggcagtcgcttaaccaactgagccaccctggtgccccatcagctcaggtcttgatctcagggttgtgagtagagcctatttaaaaataaaataagggtgcctgggtggctcagagggttcagcctctgccttcagctcaggtcatgatgaaagcttggtggggagcctgcttcctcctcgctctctgcctgcctctctgtctacttgtgatctctgtcaaataaagcctgggtggctcagtgggttaagccgctgccttcagctcgggtcatgatctcagggtcctgggatcgagtccctcatcgggctctctgctcagcggggagcctgcttccccccactctctgcctgcctctctgcctacttgtgatctctgtcaaataaataaataaaatcttttaaataaataaataaaaataagtaaaaattaaaataaatcctgGAGAGCAACTATGTTGCTTACAAGCATTAACCCCAACATATCCACATATCCATCACGGAGTACAAGGCTTTGAAACTGAAAGCAAAGTTAACAGCCAGGAAAAAGGGGAACCGAAGGTTAACATGTAAACAATGGAGTATGACTTCCCTATAAACTaattaccaactgagccaagcagTTAACTGGCTCCCACCACACacccacttaaccaactgagccccccaggtaccccagccCATGAAAATCTCTAATGAAATTGATTTGAGAAGGTATAGCTAACCTGAAAAATTTGAATTGTGGGGAATCCAGGATGAAAAAACCCATGATGACATTCCCCCAGAAACTGTCACTGAAACGTGAGGAAGAGCCATTTCTTCATGAAATTACTGTGCTCTAGGAAAgtgaaatttaaacatttaagggaatacattaaaaaatcttatttaacaCAACCACACTTCACATTTATCACAAAAACCTGCCCAACAAACACAATGGCCAAACTTatgaactcattttaaaaataaaggtataggggtgcctgggtggctcagtgggttaaagcctcggccttcagctcaggtcatgatcccagggtcctgggattgagccccgtatcaggctctctgctcagcagggagcctgcttcccttcctctctctctgcctccctctgcctacttgtgatctctgtcaaataaataaatataatctttaaaaaaaattaaaaaaaataaaggtataatgggttgggggcacctgggtggctcagttgttaatcatCTCCCTTCAGATTaggtcaggacctcagggtcctgggattgagccctacatcaggctccctgcttggcaagaagcccacttttccctctcccattcaccATTCTTGttacctgtcaaataaaatcttttaaaaaattaaaaaataaaggtataatgggcacccgggtggctcagctggttgtcTCTTGGATTTGGCTacggtcatgatctcatgggtcatggtatccagtcccatgtcaggttctgcactcagtgaggtgtctgcttaaaggattctcttcctctgtccctcccccaaaataaattaaaataaataaaggtgtaaGTTTTACCATTAAGTACAGTTCCCCAATTTCTCTAGGAAAAGGTGAATCATGATCttgtagtaataaaaacaaatgattttttaagttcTAGAGTCCCCTTCCTTCACCAGATTTATGCCCTATTTAACAAAGTAGTTTTCTAGTATTTTGGTACTTTGTGCTACTGAAGACTTCAAAGGGATAATGAGCAAAGGGCATACCGAGAGCTTGTAATAAGgcactttattaaaataaaagtgcGTACATCCCTTTAATGTATTAATCTATTTCCTGAATAACATATGGAATATTGAACAAATACTGTACACCATTGTTCCTTACAGTAGTAGGAAAACAGTATTATTGTAATAAGTTTGTCTACTTCTCCCGACTTCCTTTTACATTTCTGCTTACCATAGTATTGCCTAGAGCAGTTAActgttcttagaaaaaaaaaaagaaagaaaaaaaaaaattctacctagTGTTCTCTAATAGCAATTGCAAAATGCTACAAAAAACTATGAAACAAATTCAAATAAGAATTCCAGGTAACTTAAATTAACACCAGTGTTGAGAAAACCATTTTTATTGTCATCACCACCCAGCGTATTTGTGCTGGATTATGTACCAAATGGCCAGATCTTCTAAAGAACATCTACATAACATTTCTTTCATGTTTCAAGAGATGAAAATAACTGTACAAGGTTAAGTACAAAAGTACACAAGACAGCGGACACGAAATATCCATGTATGAGATTTTATCCCACCTGCAGCTTTTACGTATTTGAAAAGTAGAATTCATGAACTAAAAAATATTGTCCTTCTATAGTCCTGTCAAGTTCAATGGAAGTGTGTTTAACCTGATTACAACACTAACACCAGTATCACTGATCTGATATTTACAAAAAATCgtatttttcaataaattaaaGTCAATGCAACACCCATGCAAGCTAGAATGCTAGCTGTTTGGTGAACAAGGACCTGACATCAGAACCAGAAGTCCATAAAGTCCCAAACATTAAGTCTGATCTTTTTCAAACTGCATCCATTCCTCGCATTGATGATGTGAAACCCAATCCCATTCCTCTTTGTGTGTGGGTTTGTGATCTTGCCATTTCATACTGAGCATCTAGATTTCTAAATACTTCTTCCTGTTGCTTCAAAGTCTTGTAACTTTCTTCATCAACTGAGCTACATCCAGCTTCATCTTCACTCTAAACACGAAATAAAagatacattattaaaataaacaaatgagaataaCGTGTTCTTCTCAATTTATAGTATcaataaatcacatttttagaATAGGTTTTTAccttctacttatttatttagtaccTATGGAATGCAAGGCACTGTTCTTTCTAGGTATGGGGATAATCCAAGATTTAACAAAAATCAACTTCATTTTAGTGtgtatgagaaagaaaatgtagaacaTACCAGTAAAGTCTAGGAGAAAGGCAGAAAATGGAGATGGTATGCTTGCtacttttaaaaaggcaagtgAGAAAGGACTAAAAAGTTGACATCTGAGCAGAGACCAAAGGAAGCAATGATGCGGGAAGCTAAGGAAAGAATTAGAACAGGGAAAGCTAGCAGTAAATGCAAAGATTGTCTGGTATCATTCCAAAAAAGCCAATTCAGTGAAGCTTagttgttttttgaagattttatttatttatttatttgacggagagagatcacaagtaaaaaagtaaataaataagtaaatcttaaaaaataaaatagctttctaGAAACTTTCAATATTAAGGTCTGATTCCAAGTAcactcagtttttttaaaaaatattttatttatttatttgacagatcacaagtaggtagagagacaggcagagagagaggggaagcaggcggtccctacttagcagagagcccaatgtggggctcgatcccaggaccctgagatcatgacctgagctgaaggcagtggcttaacccactgagctatccaggcgcccctacactcagtttttaaggaagattttttctgtcagagaaagagaacatgtgcacaagcacagggagtgaaAGGCAGAGTTCTCCCTCTAAtagttcttcttcttcctctgctgagtaaggagcctaatgtggggctccatcccaggaccccgagatcatgacctgagaggagggcagacgcttaaccaactgagccacccaggtgtccctaaagttCGCTTCAAATGAACATTTTCTAAAAGCAAATTTATTAAtttccatttataatttcatttttatttactagaAAAAGGTTCATTTAAGGTATAAATAGGTTATAATCAACAACTATGTTAATTTAAATGGTCTGTATTGTCAACTAACAATGACAACGTAATTCTGTGAAATGAATGTGAAGCACGAAACATAAAGACACTAGAAAGTACCCAGAGATCACACATTATTGAAATTAACTTTTAGGGTAAGGACCAATGTTAGTCTGAAAATGTTAATACGGATTTTAATTCAAAGTGTGTAACTCACCTTAATACCCATTAATTTCCTAAATTTGACATTTTGGtccttgtttccaaaattcaaTTTTTCCCATATTTCAGCAGACTGGGATTTGTCCTGTAAAGAAAACAATGAACTTTTACAATTCATAAAATTTAGCTAAGTAATAAggtttaaaagaaatgataacaTTTATAGTATTTTAACAGTGCAGttataattattttcagtttatgattattttaaaatttctactacAAAGTAAATAAACAGTATGAAAAAGCCTAAGCCAAGGAGCATCTTCCTCCATTACAAATGTATGGGAATACTGGATTTCTTTGAATCACTACTGGTTTTCTTAGATCAATCTTTTTCCAACATTAAACTGTGATAAATTAAACTATTACAATCAAgtctggagaaggaaaaataaacacaaaccaATCTTTTCcaatccaaatttatttttctaagcaaCTGCTAATTAGGAATAAACGACAAAAGAGGAGAAGAATTAAAGAACTTACCCCTTCTTTCTTGCCTTGCcaaagcattttcctttttttctcttgttcagcAAATTTCATTGGATTCACAGCTGCTGGGTTATAATAGCTAGGTACAGCTATTCCGGTTTCTGCCAAAGCCTTCGCCTGCAGGGCAGCCATTTGAGCTGCCATAGCTATCTGAGGAGTTACTTGCGTTCCTGATGCCAACAAGGCAGCAACATTGAGAACAGAACCTCCGGTGGCTGCAGCTGCTGAAGACATAAGCACAGATTTTAAGACTTAACAAAACCAACCTCCTGATTTACAATAGTGCTTTTATAGGTAAGAATATGTTTACCAAAATAAGGAAATGCAGGTTAGTTTACTAAGAATTAATATTTCAGCAAAATTTactcaatttatttcttttttaaaaaattttatttatttgacagagatcacaagtaggcagagaggcaggcagagagagagggagggaggaggaagcaggctccctgctgagcagagagcccgatgtggggctcgatcccaagaccctggcatcatgacctgagccgaaggcagcggcctaacccactgagccacccaggcgccctactcaatttatttcttttttttttttaaagattttatttatttgtcagagagagggagagagagcgagcacaggcagacagagaggcaggcagaggcagagggagaagcaggctccccacggagcaaggagccccatgtgggactcgatcccaggacactgggatcatgacctgagccgaagggagctgcttaaccaactgagccacccaggcgtccctcaatttATTTCTAATAGACATTTCTGGATATGATCCCTCCTATATACTAATACTTTATGTATCTTAAAATAGTAAGAATTCTacaaataaggggcgcctgggtggctcagcgggtgaaagcctctgccttcagctcaggtcgggatcccagggtcctggggtcaagccccacatccagctctctcctcagtggggagcctgcttcctcctctctctctctgcctacctatgatctctgtcaaataaataagtaaaatcttaaaaaaataaaaaataaaaaataaaattctacacacaaaaaaatttgtaATTTCAATGAAAATGAACTATGGTACTTGTAGCTAAACTTGTAACAATGAATACTATTTGTATGGCTCTTTAAGCTTAAAAAATGGTTATTTAGACGTTCATCGGAAATTTGTAACAAACATTTAAGATATTAAACAAGTATTATGCACATTTagcaagcaggaagcccaaatcCTATAGAAGTTAAATGCCACACCTGGTATTCCCATTATTTTAAGTGATTCAGTCAGGAACTAAGTCAATTTTTTGTGAACACAAAGACTACTCTATGTTTTTCTGCCAGCCCAGAATAAAGCTTATCAAGTTCTTTAATTACTAATACTATGGGAATCCAGTTATGGAAATTTTTCAAGTATTAAAAGCAAaatggcaggggtgcctggatggctgattccgttgagcttccaactcttaattctggcttatgtcatgatctcagagttgtgagactgagccctcaCGGCTCCAAGGTGGGTGTGGAacatgtctctttctctccctctgcctcaccttcTACCCCCtccatattaaataaataaaatgcatgaatACTTGTTAAAGGCAATttgtacaatttcttttttctttcttttttttttttaaagatcttatttatttatttgacagagatcacaagtaggcacagaggcaggtggagggaagggaagcaggttctctgctgagcagagagcccaactcggggctcgatctcaggaccctgggatcatgacctgagctgaaggcagaggcttagacccactgagtcatccaggcaccccaatttgtacaatttcttaaaaaaatttttttaattttatttttaagtaatctacacccaacactgggctccaacccacaacactgagattcagagtcacatgctctaccaactgagccagccaggtaccccaatttgtacaattttagtttatttctagTACCACCAATTTATTAGGAatgtgaacaaacaaaaacaccttccACATTACATTCCATGTAATTCAGTAAGTCTCCCTGATCTCCTTCAATCACCCACAGGCAATGTTTGTGTTATGTCTAATAACCTGATTTCTCACCCAAGATCAGTTGTCATCTTCAATAAATTGCATTTTTCCAAAAACCATGAGTAAAAAAATATGCCGTGATGGCTACAGTGTTATATGAACGAGAACTGTGACTGTTTACTTGTCAAAATCATGTGCATCAACCAAGTAAGCAATACATATGCATGACGAATTTATGAGGAATGaaagttaacattaaaaaaattcacatttgggacgcctgggtggctcagttggttaagcggctgcctttggctcaggtcatgatcccagcgtcctgggatcgagtcccacatcgggctctttgcttggcagggagcctgcttctccctctgcctctgcctgccactctgtctgcctatgcttgctctcgcttctctctctatgacaaataaataaataaaatcttaaaaaaaaaaaaaagttcacatttcAGTAATAATAACAGTTTTACAGTACACTGATGGGTAGCAAGGCTCATAGGTGATTTTCCTCCTATTACTTTTCTGAACTTTCCAGGTTTTCTACAAAAAAATGCCACACGTCTATAGTAAAGAAAATTACCTGCAgctatttcttgttgtttttgtttctcaaccatttccttttctctctgttcttgtaatttctttgctctttccaacctgtcaaaaataatttcaatgttTATAACAACACTCAATATAAAACCAGTATTtacctttgtatttctttgtattcCTCCACATGTATAGAAACGaaacacttaacagaattttaaatttaagtttaacaCTAATTGGTATCTgtatatggggggaaaaaaagcattcatCCTTAAGATAGTCACAGTTAAAGAGTATTTCAATActggttttaaacatttttaattcatgGAATTGCCAAAAAACTGAATAGCTTTTACACACACTTCCCACAGAGtctagtaaaaaataaaaattattcaaccTTTATCATTGATGGTTTTAACAGTATGGATAACATTACatcttgcaaatgacataatgaGAACCGAGTAAATCTTAAGGTACGTTGAAAGTAGTAAACAGTGTTTACAGAACTACCTACATGCTTCTTAGGAGGGATGCTGACACAGGATAAGGCCAATTAAAACATGCCAATTATGACTTTTCTACTGAAACACACTTTTTAATCATATAACCTTAaatcagtaaaaattaaaaatagccaaaaataaaaaagaggccaATAAATCCTATTTGGGAACTTTTAgcaatttaagaaatttattattaGCAATGGAACTagaaacctgaaacacaaattCATCctcagacaaaacaaaaaaaaagactgtagttCACTCACACTAAATTTACTAATATACTAAAAATGTATTGTCAAGTTAGTATCTACTTCTTATACAACAAATCTTAAGTAATAGCATCTTCATGAGTTCCTGAAAGAGAAACCTTTTTTATGACTCCTTGATTTCCCAATTATTAGGTCAAAAGTCACCCTTTCTCCTTTAATGTGGTATAAAGGGGCAAAGATTAaggaaaaggttttttgttttggtgtacTATGGGTAGGAAAATTGCACTGGCTTTAACAACTGCTGTATTTACATAAAATGAACataacaatataattttattccCTCTTACTGAGTACACATTCAAGACAGACACAGTACAGACTTGATTTTGTCCTTGGGAATAAAAGTTCCTGATTAGGGGTAACATTAACATGTTGGTACATAGATACTAAAACTGTTTTCaaagtagtttaaaaatagtccagggatgcctgggtggctcagtgggttaagccgctgccttcggctcaggtcatgatcccagggtcctgggatcgagtcctgcatcaggctccttgctcagcagggagcctgcctctctctccacctctgcctgcctctctgcctgcttgtgtgctttctctctctctctctgacaaataaataaataagtaaaatctttaaaaatagtccatatttaaaaacaaaaatcgaACAACAACAAAAGGCCTATATACTGCAGTATCTTGTTATCAAAAGATGGCCCTTTGAATTTCAAAGTAGCCAAGGACCAATTTGATACTTAAAAGAGTTAACTcagaggcgcttgggtggctcagtgggttaaagcctctgccttcggctcaggtcatgatcctagggtcctgggatcgacctctgcagggagcctgcttcctctctctctgcctatttgtgatctctgtcaaataaataaataaaagcttaaaaaaaaataggtttaaaaagaGTTATTTCATGTAAACTTGTCATCTGAAAATcactaagattatttttttacgCTGAAGTTTTTGATGCTACTAACAGCTTCAACTTTAATAAAAGCCAAAAATTAAAGCACAACCAACTTATAATAAGAATAAACTTTGAGGGGGGAGAATAAACTTTAGGGCTTAAAAAAATACTGGTCAGACTTAACAGATCCTTCTTTATAAGTTACTTCagatattataataaattacTCATTAATTCTGTGGATTTTAGTTTCAGAAAGAAAGTATGAGTCACTACTATTGATGCATATTTAAAATGGCCATTGCAGGTTGGAATTAACACCATTCACTACAGTGAATGGAATGAAGAAGGGGCGAGCTCACacctttgctgctgctgctgttcagCTGGAGTTTCTGCCAGGCTGGGTTCACAGGGCAGCAGCCCATCAGGTTACATTGTGATAACTGTAtttttgtaatgaaaaaaaaatacaaac from Neovison vison isolate M4711 chromosome 3, ASM_NN_V1, whole genome shotgun sequence encodes the following:
- the RSRC2 gene encoding arginine/serine-rich coiled-coil protein 2 isoform X4 encodes the protein MIRTNFFLKQARRHESKDKSSKKHKSEEHNDKEHSSDKGRERLNSSENGEDRHKRKERKSSRGRSHSRSRSRERRHRSRSRERKKSRSRSRERKKSRSRSRERKKSRSRSRERKRRIRSRSRSRSRHRHRSRSRSRTRSRSRDRKKRIEKPRRFSRSLSRTPSPPPFRGRNTAMDAQEALARRLERAKKLQEQREKEMVEKQKQQEIAAAAATGGSVLNVAALLASGTQVTPQIAMAAQMAALQAKALAETGIAVPSYYNPAAVNPMKFAEQEKKRKMLWQGKKEGDKSQSAEIWEKLNFGNKDQNVKFRKLMGIKSEDEAGCSSVDEESYKTLKQQEEVFRNLDAQYEMARSQTHTQRGMGLGFTSSMRGMDAV
- the RSRC2 gene encoding arginine/serine-rich coiled-coil protein 2 isoform X3; its protein translation is MIRTNFFLKQARRHESKDKSSKKHKSEEHNDKEHSSDKGRERLNSSENGEDRHKRKERKSSRGRSHSRSRSRERRHRSRSRERKKSRSRSRERKKSRSRSRERKKSRSRSRERKRRIRSRSRSRSRHRHRSRSRSRTRSRSRDRKKRIEKPRRFSRSLSRTPSPPPFRGRNTAMDAQEALARRLERAKKLQEQREKEMVEKQKQQEIAAAAAATGGSVLNVAALLASGTQVTPQIAMAAQMAALQAKALAETGIAVPSYYNPAAVNPMKFAEQEKKRKMLWQGKKEGDKSQSAEIWEKLNFGNKDQNVKFRKLMGIKSEDEAGCSSVDEESYKTLKQQEEVFRNLDAQYEMARSQTHTQRGMGLGFTSSMRGMDAV